One stretch of Akkermansia sp. RCC_12PD DNA includes these proteins:
- a CDS encoding aldo/keto reductase, translating into MEEVTLNNGVAMPVLGFGVYQIPDAAECERCVLDAIEVGYRSIDTAQAYRNEEAVGRAAEKSGIPRGELFITTKIWISNGGYEKAKASIEESLNKLRTDYLDLLLIHQPFNDYYGTYRAMEEAYRAGKIRALGVSNFYPARFIDLAEFCEVKPAVNQMETHVFHQQANTREVMKKYGTRLESWGPFAEGRNGFFSNEVLKAVGAQYGRTAAQVALRFLVQQGIIAIPKSTHRERMVENFNIFDFELSPQDMEAIAGLDGGESLFFSHEDPATVEFLINYGK; encoded by the coding sequence ATGGAAGAAGTTACATTAAATAACGGAGTAGCCATGCCCGTTCTGGGCTTTGGCGTTTATCAGATACCGGACGCCGCCGAATGCGAACGCTGCGTGCTGGACGCGATTGAGGTCGGCTACCGCTCCATTGACACGGCGCAGGCCTACCGCAATGAGGAAGCGGTAGGCCGCGCGGCGGAAAAGAGCGGCATACCCCGCGGAGAACTGTTCATCACCACCAAGATATGGATTTCCAATGGCGGTTATGAGAAGGCGAAGGCTTCCATTGAGGAATCCCTGAACAAGCTTCGCACGGATTACCTGGATCTGCTGCTCATCCACCAGCCCTTCAATGACTATTACGGAACCTACCGGGCCATGGAGGAGGCATATCGCGCCGGGAAAATCCGCGCCCTCGGCGTGAGCAACTTCTATCCGGCCCGCTTTATCGACCTGGCGGAATTCTGCGAAGTCAAGCCAGCCGTCAATCAGATGGAGACACATGTCTTCCATCAGCAGGCCAACACCCGGGAGGTTATGAAGAAGTACGGCACCCGCCTGGAATCCTGGGGGCCTTTTGCCGAAGGACGCAACGGCTTTTTCAGCAATGAAGTGCTGAAAGCCGTCGGCGCGCAGTATGGCAGGACGGCGGCCCAGGTCGCCCTCCGCTTCCTGGTCCAGCAAGGCATCATTGCCATTCCCAAATCCACCCACCGGGAGAGAATGGTGGAGAATTTCAACATCTTTGACTTTGAACTCTCCCCGCAGGATATGGAAGCCATCGCCGGGCTGGACGGCGGGGAAAGCCTCTTCTTTTCCCATGAAGACCCCGCAACGGTGGAATTCCTGATCAATTACGGGAAATAA
- a CDS encoding DUF3737 family protein, with the protein MSKRTIRNTSYEGERPLFSSRHLRLENVTILPGESALKECSGVEAVQCEFNGKYPFWHNDGFLIEHCLFREGARAAIWYSRNLHMKDTRVEAPKMFRDMEGMVLGNVVLTDAQECCWHCRNADLRHVEVDRGDYFFMHGADIRIDGFRLNGNYSFQYCRNVVIRHAEIHSKDAFWNTENVIMYDSVLDGEYLGWHSKNLRLVNCRISGTQPLCYAENLVLENCTFAEDADLCFEYSSVQAGIRGVVTSVRNPRSGRIVADGYGEILLDAHCKAPGNCSIETRNVQPGEAA; encoded by the coding sequence ATGAGTAAAAGAACGATTAGAAACACTTCCTACGAGGGGGAGCGCCCCCTCTTCTCCTCCCGCCATTTGAGGCTTGAAAACGTCACGATTCTTCCCGGAGAGTCCGCCCTGAAAGAATGTTCCGGCGTGGAAGCCGTGCAGTGCGAGTTCAACGGAAAGTACCCTTTCTGGCATAACGACGGTTTCCTGATTGAACACTGCCTGTTCAGGGAAGGGGCCCGCGCCGCCATCTGGTATTCCCGCAACCTGCACATGAAGGATACCCGTGTGGAAGCCCCCAAGATGTTCCGCGACATGGAAGGAATGGTATTGGGAAACGTGGTCCTGACGGATGCGCAGGAATGCTGCTGGCATTGCCGGAACGCGGATCTGCGGCACGTGGAGGTGGACAGGGGGGACTACTTCTTCATGCACGGGGCGGACATCCGCATAGACGGCTTCCGGCTGAATGGGAATTACTCCTTCCAGTATTGCAGGAACGTGGTCATCCGCCATGCGGAGATTCATTCCAAGGACGCCTTCTGGAATACGGAAAACGTTATCATGTATGATTCCGTGCTGGACGGGGAGTACCTGGGCTGGCACTCCAAAAACCTGCGGCTGGTCAACTGCCGGATTTCCGGGACCCAGCCCCTCTGTTATGCGGAAAACCTGGTTCTGGAGAACTGCACGTTTGCGGAGGACGCGGACTTGTGCTTTGAATATTCCTCCGTCCAGGCCGGCATCAGGGGCGTGGTCACCAGCGTCAGGAACCCGCGCAGCGGCCGCATTGTGGCGGACGGATACGGGGAAATACTCCTGGACGCCCACTGCAAGGCTCCGGGGAACTGCTCCATTGAAACGAGAAACGTCCAGCCGGGGGAGGCCGCATGA
- a CDS encoding antibiotic biosynthesis monooxygenase yields the protein MKRYLFIPLLMLITSFQLSAQTKPAVSADGMLIRISEIEVHPQYLKEYLEYASTVGAASVKEESGVICIYPMQMKRDSTQIRILEIYASPEAYRHHIQTAHFQKYKTETLHMVKRLDLVDMHAVDPAGMPEIFLKMNTNK from the coding sequence ATGAAAAGATATCTTTTTATCCCTTTATTGATGTTGATTACATCATTCCAATTATCAGCCCAAACGAAGCCGGCAGTCTCGGCAGACGGCATGTTAATTCGAATTTCTGAAATCGAAGTACATCCCCAGTATTTGAAGGAATATCTGGAATACGCCTCTACGGTAGGGGCTGCATCGGTCAAAGAGGAATCGGGAGTTATTTGCATTTATCCGATGCAGATGAAGCGGGATTCAACACAAATCCGCATCCTCGAAATCTATGCTTCGCCCGAAGCCTACCGACATCATATTCAGACAGCCCACTTCCAGAAGTATAAGACGGAAACGCTACACATGGTGAAGAGGCTCGACTTAGTGGATATGCATGCCGTTGATCCGGCAGGCATGCCTGAGATATTTCTGAAAATGAACACGAACAAATAA
- a CDS encoding MalY/PatB family protein: MKYDFDTVIPRRGTNSYKWDSVPQADILPMWVADMDFRTAPPVTEALQRRAAHGIFGYTRVPSAYYEAVTNWFERRHGWKINPDWIIYTTGVVPALSAIIKALADLGDKVLVQTPVYNCFFSSIRNDGCAAEYNHLRYADGVYTVDFEDLERKAADPSVKLMLLCNPHNPAGRVWSREELEKIADICLRNGVFVVADEIHCELVYPGHRYTPFASLSEEALLHSVTCISPSKAFNLAGIQIANIVAADEEVRKKIDRAINVNEVCDVNSFAVDALVAAYGEGEEWLDELKRYLYGNYEAVREFFRERLPQFHVLPLEGTYLVWIDCSVLGIPSEEVVGRLMEEGRVMVNGGEMYGETEGCFIRLNIACPRELLLRGLEGIFKIFGDAERGGGAMRS, from the coding sequence ATGAAGTACGATTTTGATACCGTCATACCGCGCCGGGGCACAAATTCCTACAAGTGGGATTCCGTTCCTCAGGCGGATATCCTGCCCATGTGGGTGGCGGATATGGACTTCCGCACGGCTCCCCCCGTCACGGAGGCGCTGCAGAGAAGGGCCGCCCACGGAATTTTCGGCTACACACGGGTTCCCTCCGCCTATTACGAGGCGGTCACGAACTGGTTTGAACGCCGCCACGGCTGGAAGATCAATCCGGACTGGATTATCTACACGACCGGGGTGGTTCCCGCCCTTTCCGCCATCATCAAGGCTCTGGCGGATCTGGGGGACAAGGTGCTCGTCCAGACGCCGGTGTACAATTGCTTCTTCTCCTCCATCCGCAATGACGGATGCGCGGCGGAATACAATCATCTGCGGTACGCGGACGGAGTTTACACGGTTGACTTTGAAGACCTGGAGCGCAAGGCGGCCGATCCTTCCGTGAAGCTCATGCTCCTGTGCAATCCCCACAATCCGGCGGGGCGCGTATGGTCGCGGGAGGAACTGGAGAAGATCGCGGACATTTGCCTGAGAAACGGTGTTTTTGTCGTGGCGGATGAAATCCACTGCGAGCTGGTTTATCCGGGCCACCGCTACACGCCTTTCGCCTCCCTTTCGGAGGAGGCCCTTCTCCATTCCGTCACCTGCATTTCTCCCAGCAAGGCGTTCAACCTGGCCGGGATTCAGATAGCCAACATCGTCGCGGCGGATGAAGAAGTGCGGAAAAAGATAGACAGGGCCATCAACGTCAATGAAGTGTGCGACGTCAACTCCTTCGCCGTGGATGCCCTGGTCGCGGCATACGGGGAGGGGGAGGAGTGGCTGGATGAATTGAAGCGTTACCTGTACGGAAATTACGAGGCGGTCCGGGAGTTTTTCCGGGAGCGCCTGCCGCAGTTCCATGTCCTGCCGCTGGAAGGGACGTACCTGGTCTGGATAGATTGTTCCGTGCTGGGCATCCCTTCCGAAGAAGTTGTCGGAAGGCTGATGGAAGAAGGCCGTGTCATGGTCAACGGAGGGGAAATGTACGGAGAAACGGAGGGATGCTTCATCCGCCTCAACATTGCCTGCCCCAGGGAATTGCTGCTCCGGGGACTGGAAGGAATTTTCAAAATCTTCGGAGATGCTGAACGCGGAGGCGGCGCCATGCGCTCCTAA
- a CDS encoding MerR family transcriptional regulator yields the protein MDKKHLLTIGNISKQTGVHIKSLRYYDKIGILPPAHVDRETGYRYYDFSQIQLVEAIQLCVELDIPLNRFTEFLTEDKKSIRYGKLIAYGSMLADEKIRAINTKLHILDEMQKHIRHAENYRFHNGPIKLAIPEKYCWALPYRGRQRSTEYHLKFNRALEDISRRGLKTGSEAGILMMCRSGVTERFLYIEVDMEQFREPLPEEIIHLPELSCVCMKTDHSDIEQAAFLFPDLFSREYDRIVMETELFPDHYYFSHPHYEIRCSVPDGGA from the coding sequence ATGGACAAAAAACATTTGCTGACCATCGGAAACATCTCCAAACAGACCGGGGTCCACATCAAATCCCTCCGTTACTACGACAAAATAGGTATTCTGCCGCCGGCCCATGTGGACAGGGAAACAGGGTACCGCTATTACGATTTCTCCCAAATCCAGCTCGTGGAGGCCATCCAGTTATGCGTGGAGCTGGATATTCCGCTGAACCGGTTTACGGAATTCCTGACGGAAGACAAGAAGAGCATCCGCTACGGCAAGCTCATCGCGTACGGGTCCATGCTGGCGGATGAAAAGATCCGCGCCATCAATACCAAGCTGCACATCCTGGACGAGATGCAGAAACACATCCGCCACGCGGAGAACTACCGGTTCCACAACGGCCCCATCAAGCTGGCAATCCCGGAAAAATACTGCTGGGCCCTTCCCTACCGCGGAAGGCAGCGCAGCACGGAATACCATCTGAAATTCAACCGCGCGCTGGAGGACATCAGCCGCCGCGGACTGAAAACAGGATCGGAAGCGGGCATCCTGATGATGTGCCGTAGCGGCGTCACGGAACGCTTCCTTTACATTGAGGTGGACATGGAGCAGTTCCGCGAGCCGCTTCCGGAGGAAATCATTCATCTGCCGGAACTCTCCTGCGTCTGCATGAAAACGGACCACAGCGACATTGAACAGGCCGCCTTCCTGTTCCCGGACCTGTTCAGCCGGGAATACGACCGGATTGTGATGGAAACGGAGCTGTTCCCGGACCATTACTATTTTTCACACCCGCATTATGAAATCAGATGCTCCGTGCCGGACGGCGGGGCATAA
- a CDS encoding DUF362 domain-containing protein — protein sequence MKDTVTRRSWLKSSGAALASLAAAGILPEYAHGSSTPGKASKVLMTKKITPESLVKIYEALGRPASGKVAVKISTGEPGGHNFLQPSLIGDLVRKVNGTIVECNTAYGGKRSSTEAHMQAAKDHGFLDIARVDIMDAEGEFHIPVKDRKHLQYDIVGDHLKNYDFMINLAHFKGHAMGGFGGVLKNQSIGVASAAGKAYIHSAGKTQDVSKVWDNLGEQDAFLESMAASAQAVADYFGDRILYINVMNNLSIDCDCDAHPHDPEMKDIGILASLDPVALDQACLDLVHAVQPSEGNNSKPLIERIKSRNGQHTVDHAERIGLGTRKYELKELEPQQTV from the coding sequence ATGAAAGATACGGTAACGAGAAGGTCATGGCTCAAATCCTCCGGCGCGGCGCTGGCCTCCCTGGCGGCGGCCGGCATTCTGCCGGAATACGCCCACGGAAGCTCCACGCCGGGCAAGGCGTCAAAAGTCCTGATGACCAAAAAGATCACCCCGGAAAGCCTCGTGAAGATTTACGAGGCCCTGGGACGTCCGGCTTCCGGAAAGGTAGCCGTCAAAATCAGCACGGGAGAACCCGGAGGGCACAACTTTCTCCAGCCCTCCCTCATCGGGGACCTGGTGCGCAAGGTAAACGGCACCATCGTGGAGTGCAACACGGCCTACGGCGGCAAACGCTCCAGCACGGAGGCCCACATGCAGGCCGCCAAAGACCACGGATTCCTTGACATTGCCAGGGTGGACATCATGGATGCCGAAGGAGAATTCCATATTCCGGTAAAAGACAGGAAGCACCTCCAGTACGACATTGTAGGGGATCATCTGAAAAACTATGATTTCATGATCAACCTGGCCCATTTCAAGGGGCATGCGATGGGCGGCTTCGGCGGCGTTCTGAAAAACCAGTCCATTGGCGTGGCTTCCGCCGCCGGCAAGGCGTACATCCATTCGGCCGGGAAAACGCAGGATGTCTCCAAAGTATGGGACAATCTGGGTGAACAGGACGCCTTTCTGGAATCCATGGCCGCGTCCGCCCAGGCGGTCGCGGACTACTTCGGGGACAGGATACTTTACATCAATGTCATGAACAATCTGTCCATCGACTGTGACTGCGACGCCCACCCCCATGACCCGGAAATGAAGGACATTGGCATTCTGGCGTCGCTTGATCCGGTTGCCCTGGACCAGGCGTGCCTGGATCTGGTGCATGCCGTCCAGCCGTCGGAAGGCAACAACAGCAAACCCCTGATTGAGCGCATTAAAAGCCGCAACGGCCAGCATACGGTGGACCATGCCGAGAGGATAGGCCTGGGCACCAGGAAGTACGAGCTGAAGGAGCTGGAACCACAGCAGACCGTTTAA
- a CDS encoding metallophosphoesterase, which produces MILIFEALLAGYIFWRAILPLRLHWGWKAALSALLAVAAFKFHLLHLFGGPMFFSPVLPEWLLLAAAWLFSVLFLFFFLLLAADIVVGLYRLMLFFLRKKRTARRRIIVNRVNLALLVLSAVLATVGVIGGTSVPGVRVETITVGHLPEEVDGMTIALLADLHADGITRADRIRRIVQRTNSLNPDLIVIAGDFVDGTVPVHGEDLRPLADLKARYGVFGVPGNHEYYSGYEEWMEFFPTLGIRMLPNEHVLTGGGNVILAGVTDPVAGMTGREEPDINKALEGAPPGKVRILASHQPRLAREAARHGVDLQLSGHTHGGMITGIDRLVARFNDGFVSGPYQVGSMKLYVSNGAGIWNGFPVRIGVPAEIVLIRLKRE; this is translated from the coding sequence ATGATCTTGATTTTTGAAGCATTGCTTGCGGGCTACATTTTCTGGCGGGCCATTCTGCCGCTGCGCCTGCATTGGGGATGGAAGGCGGCGCTTTCGGCGTTGCTGGCCGTGGCGGCGTTCAAATTCCACCTTCTGCACCTTTTCGGCGGCCCCATGTTTTTTTCCCCGGTTCTGCCGGAGTGGCTGCTGCTCGCCGCCGCGTGGCTGTTTTCCGTCCTGTTCCTGTTCTTCTTCCTGCTGTTGGCCGCCGACATCGTGGTCGGACTGTACCGCCTGATGCTGTTCTTCCTCCGGAAGAAAAGGACGGCGCGCCGCCGCATCATCGTCAACAGGGTAAACCTGGCCCTGCTGGTTCTTTCCGCCGTACTCGCAACCGTGGGCGTCATCGGCGGGACCAGCGTGCCGGGAGTGCGGGTAGAAACGATTACAGTCGGCCATCTGCCGGAAGAGGTGGACGGCATGACGATTGCGCTGCTGGCGGACCTGCACGCGGACGGCATCACGCGCGCCGACCGCATCCGCAGGATCGTGCAGCGCACGAACTCGCTGAATCCCGACCTTATCGTGATTGCCGGGGACTTCGTGGACGGCACGGTTCCTGTGCACGGAGAGGACCTGCGGCCTCTTGCGGACCTGAAAGCCAGATACGGCGTGTTCGGCGTTCCGGGCAATCACGAATATTACTCCGGCTATGAGGAATGGATGGAATTTTTTCCGACGCTCGGTATCCGGATGCTTCCCAACGAACATGTCCTGACGGGCGGCGGAAACGTCATTCTGGCGGGAGTGACGGACCCCGTGGCCGGGATGACGGGCAGGGAAGAGCCGGACATCAACAAGGCGCTGGAAGGAGCTCCGCCGGGGAAGGTCCGGATTCTCGCCTCCCACCAGCCGCGCCTTGCCCGTGAGGCGGCGCGGCACGGGGTGGACCTCCAGCTCTCCGGCCATACGCACGGCGGCATGATCACCGGAATTGACCGGCTGGTGGCGCGTTTCAATGACGGCTTCGTTTCCGGGCCGTACCAGGTGGGCTCCATGAAGCTGTACGTTTCCAACGGAGCGGGGATATGGAACGGTTTTCCGGTCCGCATCGGCGTTCCCGCGGAAATCGTCCTGATCCGCCTGAAGAGGGAATGA
- a CDS encoding efflux RND transporter periplasmic adaptor subunit encodes MKSQFIFSLFLAAGPLLSSCRDDGSVQDPMMMPEPEVTVMTVRGEEIPVTSNLPGRMEAFLQAEVRARVTGIIQERFYQEGQNVKQGDLLFKIEPEPLQAALDECKAALDRAQAVLTDAQDKAKRYSALVSKGAVSGREHTQSVAEEARARAEYAAAKAALERARLDLEYTNVTAPISGRVRRALVTKGALVDQNGFTHLTTVEQIDPIYVRFSSPASQRSRLRRAILSGLWKEIPLEEIKVRLLLPNGEEYPHKGHFFFSDMAVDPGTDTIEMRAQFPNPDHELLPGSYVRLVFDKAVRNHVFSVPRDSVMRTAQGASVLVVGKDGILESRPVTTETMNEKRWLVTSGLKDGDRVVTSKTMFLRPGMKVSVKEEAAPLENSN; translated from the coding sequence ATGAAATCCCAATTTATTTTCTCTTTATTTCTTGCCGCGGGGCCTCTCCTCTCTTCCTGCCGGGACGACGGAAGCGTGCAGGACCCCATGATGATGCCGGAACCCGAAGTGACGGTGATGACGGTGCGCGGGGAGGAAATCCCCGTCACCTCCAATCTGCCCGGCCGCATGGAGGCCTTCCTTCAGGCGGAGGTGCGCGCACGCGTCACCGGCATCATTCAGGAACGCTTTTACCAGGAAGGGCAGAACGTCAAACAGGGCGACCTGCTGTTCAAGATTGAACCGGAGCCGCTTCAGGCGGCGCTGGACGAGTGCAAGGCCGCCCTTGACCGCGCGCAGGCCGTACTGACGGACGCGCAGGACAAGGCCAAAAGGTATTCCGCCCTGGTTTCCAAGGGGGCCGTGAGCGGCCGGGAGCACACGCAGTCCGTGGCGGAGGAAGCCCGCGCCCGTGCGGAATACGCCGCGGCGAAGGCCGCCCTGGAACGGGCCCGGCTGGACCTGGAATACACCAATGTGACGGCCCCCATTTCCGGGCGCGTGCGCCGCGCCCTGGTCACCAAGGGGGCGCTGGTGGACCAGAACGGGTTCACCCACCTGACCACGGTGGAACAGATAGACCCCATCTACGTCCGTTTCAGTTCCCCCGCCTCCCAGCGCAGCAGGCTCCGCAGGGCCATTCTTTCCGGCCTGTGGAAGGAAATACCGCTGGAAGAAATCAAGGTCCGGCTGCTGCTCCCCAACGGAGAGGAATACCCGCATAAGGGCCATTTCTTCTTCTCGGACATGGCGGTGGACCCCGGCACGGACACCATTGAAATGAGGGCGCAGTTCCCCAACCCGGACCACGAACTGCTTCCCGGAAGCTACGTGCGCTTGGTCTTTGACAAGGCCGTCCGCAACCATGTCTTTTCCGTGCCGCGGGATTCCGTGATGCGCACGGCGCAGGGCGCCTCCGTCCTGGTCGTCGGGAAGGACGGCATTCTGGAAAGCCGCCCGGTGACAACGGAAACCATGAATGAAAAGAGATGGCTGGTCACCTCCGGCCTGAAGGACGGGGACAGGGTGGTCACCAGCAAGACAATGTTCCTCCGGCCCGGAATGAAAGTGAGCGTGAAGGAAGAGGCCGCTCCTCTGGAAAACTCCAACTGA